In a genomic window of Numenius arquata chromosome 5, bNumArq3.hap1.1, whole genome shotgun sequence:
- the POMK gene encoding protein O-mannose kinase — MEKKPHVVRREFPPREVSSVSLALLLAAVLLLNALLYLYLNKLYISWGRAESDPSLCPFGYFKWGAVKNCSPWLSCEAINREVRKLKCVGEGAVKKVFLSEWKENKVVLSQLTNSELKEDFLHGLKMLKALQSKHVVRLLGYCEQQFTILTEYHPLGSLRGLNETLHIPKYKGMNTWHRRLMLAIDYVSVIRYLHSSPLGTLVMCDSNDLDKVLSQYLLTSDFHVLVNDLDALPLVNRSAGKLVKCGHRELQGEFVAPEQRWPYGEEMPFEDDLMPPYDEKTDIWKIPDVSNFFLGHVEGSDIVRLHLFDIHAACKKKDPAERPSAQEVLDTYRKVLTLLIREAAMPGTREML; from the exons ATGGAAAAGAAACCACACGTCGTTAGGAGGGAGTTCCCTCCCAGGGAGGTGTCGTCCGTCTCCTTGGCGTTACTGCTTGCGGCCGTCCTGCTCCTTAACGCCCTTCTCTACCTGTACCTCAATAAGTTGTACATCTCTTGGGGACGCGCCGAATCGGACCCCAGCCTCTGCCCGTTCGGGTACTTCAAATGGGGAGCGGTGAAGAATTGCTCCCCGTGGCTCTCCTGCGAAGCCATAAATCGGGAGGTCAGGAAACTCAAGTGTGTTGGTGAAGGCGCTGTGAAAAAG GTCTTCCTTTCCGagtggaaggaaaacaaagtggTCCTTTCACAGCTCACCAACTCAGAGCTGAAGGAGGACTTCCTTCACGGACTGAAGATGCTGAAAGCACTGCAAAGCAAGCACGTCGTCCGGCTGCTTGGCTACTGCGAGCAGCAGTTCACAATCCTCACCGAGTACCATCCTCTAGGCTCCCTGAGGGGCCTGAATGAAACTCTCCACATCCCCAAGTACAAGGGCATGAACACCTGGCATCGCAGGCTGATGCTCGCTATAGACTACGTGAGCGTCATTCGGTACCTGCACAGCAGCCCTCTGGGCACCTTAGTGATGTGTGACTCAAACGACCTGGACAAGGTCCTCTCTCAGTATCTCCTAACAAGTGACTTTCACGTCCTGGTAAATGATCTGGACGCTTTGCCTCTGGTCAACAGGAGTGCCGGCAAGCTGGTGAAGTGTGGTCATCGGGAGCTCCAGGGTGAGTTTGTAGCTCCTGAGCAGCGTTGGCCCTATGGAGAAGAGATGCCATTTGAGGATGACCTCATGCCTCCCTATGATGAAAAAACAGACATCTGGAAAATCCCAGATGTCTCCAATTTTTTCTTGGGCCATGTTGAAGGAAGTGACATTGTGCGACTGCATTTGTTTGACATCCATGCAGCATGTAAGAAGAAGGACCCGGCTGAAAGGCCTTCTGCCCAAGAGGTCTTAGACACCTACAGGAAAGTTTTAACTCTGCTTATTCGGGAGGCAGCCATGCCTGGTACGAGGGAAATGTTATAG